Proteins encoded within one genomic window of Manis pentadactyla isolate mManPen7 chromosome 4, mManPen7.hap1, whole genome shotgun sequence:
- the ISG15 gene encoding ubiquitin-like protein ISG15, with translation MAANSSVPTEDLAPEPTAMGRNLKVKTLSGEVFLVSLQDSMLASELKQQIAQKTGVPAFQQRLATHPAGVELQDGIPLVSQGLRPGCTVVLVVQNCNAPLSILVRNNTGRSIAYDIRLTQTVAELKQQVCRLESTRADQFWLSFEGKSLEDQHQLGEYGLKPQGTVFMNLRLRGGGGEG, from the exons ATGGCAGCGAATTCATCAGTGCCCACAGAGGACCTGGCACCAGAGCCCACAGCCATG GGCAGGAACCTGAAGGTGAAGACACTGAGTGGAGAGGTGTTCCTGGTGAGCCTGCAGGACTCCATGCTGGCATCCGAGCTGAAGCAACAAATCGCCCAGAAAACTGGAGTACCTGCCTTCCAGCAGCGCCTGGCCACCCACCCAGCTGGTGTGGAGCTTCAGGATGGCATCCCCCTAGTCAGCCAGGGCCTGCGCCCTGGTTGCACCGTCGTGCTGGTGGTGCAGAACTGCAACGCCCCCCTGAGCATCCTGGTAAGGAACAACACGGGTCGCAGCATCGCCTATGATATCCGGCTGACGCAGACCGTGGCGGAGCTGAAGCAGCAGGTGTGCCGGCTGGAGAGCACGCGGGCGGACCAGTTCTGGCTGAGTTTCGAGGGGAAGTCCTTGGAGGACCAGCACCAGTTGGGGGAGTACGGCCTCAAGCCCCAGGGCACCGTGTTCATGAATCTGCGCTtgcgtgggggtgggggggaagggtaG